A genome region from Triticum aestivum cultivar Chinese Spring chromosome 2B, IWGSC CS RefSeq v2.1, whole genome shotgun sequence includes the following:
- the LOC123042315 gene encoding indole-3-acetic acid-induced protein ARG7-like, with the protein MAKCSKIHNIVLLRQTLRRWRSRAAARAAADDRAVSVPAGHVAVCVGSASRRFVVRTAHLNHPVFRELLRQAEEEYGFPSGACGPIALPCDEDRFRAVLRRVSSEERLGVAAVISRDVATRPLLQRVSAEEVVW; encoded by the coding sequence ATGGCGAAATGCAGCAAGATCCACAACATCGTCTTGCTCCGGCAGACCCTGCGCCGATGGCGGTCCCGTGCCGCGGCGCGCGCCGCTGCGGATGACCGCGCGGTGTCGGTGCCAGCGGGGCACGTGGCGGTGTGCGTGGGCAGCGCGTCGCGGCGGTTCGTGGTGCGCACGGCGCACCTGAACCACCCCGTGTTCCGGGAGCTACTCCGGCAGGCGGAGGAAGAGTACGGGTTCCCATCCGGCGCTTGCGGCCCCATCGCGCTCCCCTGCGACGAGGACCGCTTCCGGGCCGTCCTCCGCCGCGTGTCCTCCGAGGAGCGCCTCGGCGTGGCGGCCGTCATCAGCCGCGACGTGGCGACACGGCCGTTGCTGCAGAGGGTGTCGGCAGAGGAGGTCGTGTGGTGA